Proteins from a single region of Parambassis ranga chromosome 18, fParRan2.1, whole genome shotgun sequence:
- the dag1 gene encoding dystroglycan 1, giving the protein MHNQLSLGWFRASRGLDVRLPRTRALLLGLLLAVTGWLPPAARAEMDINLLGDMVLIEAGGESERMGGGELEASMHSSLLRDFQEVTEEIRAMDVGDAAATQQNTATPTAFPDSSAVVGRIFQMKVPNKMEDVYLGDIVKISELGRGSLPAWLHWDDSSRILQGLPLDEDKGVHYISVSISNRTKSSSSSEVFSIEVHPEDHQDADPAQLASNHAPAEEDVQPFTCGNEEPVTVLTVILDADLTKMSSEQRVKLLDNMRSFSGVGLQHMKILPVVNNRLFDMSAFMAGPGNAKKVVENGALLSWKLGCSLDQSTVPNIDSVQDPAKEGTMSARLGYPVVGWHIANKKPHVPKRVRRQLNNTPTPVLAVLPPTSVVEPPVRIIPTLSSPSIAAPTESSAPPVRGPVPLPGKPTFRVRDPIAHTPTTGPPTPTKVMESTSTISIHPTMTRPTYVEATATPVPPTRRPPKKPKRPKTTPLTTREPKTTTTKPSRRTPTTPAVSPDPFNSKPTLRNPIDQINALVGTYFEVKIPLDTFFDMEDGTTDKLRLTLRQNHNEVVGEGSWIQFNATNQLLYGLPDVQHVGKHEYFMQATDKGGLNAIDAFEVRVNRWPANDKTPVIFTARFDGEPRSLTNDIHKKILLVKKLAYALGDRNSSTVSLRNITKGSIVVEWTNTSLPQHPCPKEQLTVMSRKLANADGRPSQTFRYSMEPEFRPLDVKVKGRASCRTYSFIPPQEIDIPEPPAVTPGLGSSRHSTDDVYLHTVIPAVVVAAILLIAGIIAMICYRKKRKGKLTIEDQATFIKKGVPIIFADELDDSKPPPSSSMPLILQEEKPPLPPPEYPNVATPETTPLNQELLGEYTALRDEDPNAPPYQPPPPFTTPMEGKGSRPKNMTPYRSPPPYVPP; this is encoded by the exons ATGCACAACCAACTCAGTTTGGGATGGTTCAGGGCGAGCCGGGGCCTGGATGTGAGACTACCCAGGACTAGAGCGCTGCTGCTGGGCCTGCTGCTCGCCGTGACCGGCTGGCTGCCTCCGGCGGCCCGCGCAGAGATGGACATCAACCTGCTGGGTGACATGGTGCTGAtagaagcaggaggagaaagCGAGCGGATGGGCGGAGGCGAGCTGGAGGCCTCCATGCACTCCTCGCTCCTGCGTGACTTCCAGGAGGTGACGGAGGAAATCCGTGCGATGGATGTTGGTGACGCGGCggcaacacaacagaacacGGCGACACCCACGGCCTTCCCGGACTCCTCTGCCGTAGTGGGGCGGATTTTCCAGATGAAGGTGCCAAACAAGATGGAGGATGTTTATCTGGGTGATATTGTCAAG atCTCAGAGCTGGGTCGGGGTTCCCTCCCCGCGTGGCTGCACTGGGACGACAGcagcaggatcctgcagggtctACCTTTGGATGAGGATAAAGGCGTCCACTACATCTCTGTGTCCATCTCCAACCGCACTAAATCCTCATCCTCTTCAGAGGTGTTTTCCATCGAGGTACACCCTGAAGACCACCAGGATGCAGATCCAGCCCAGCTTGCGTCCAACCACGCTCCCGCAGAGGAGGATGTCCAGCCGTTCACGTGTGGCAACGAGGAACCAGTCACCGTGCTGACGGTGATCCTGGATGCAGACTTGACCAAGATGAGCTCAGAACAGAGGGTGAAGCTCCTGGATAACATGAGAAGCTTCTCTGGTGTGGGACTCCAGCACATGAAGATCCTCCCTGTTGTCAACAACAGGCTGTTCGACATGTCTGCGTTCATGGCCGGACCTGGGAACGCCAAAAAG GTGGTGGAGAACGGCGCTCTGTTGTCCTGGAAGCTTGGCTGCTCACTGGACCAGAGCACGGTCCCAAACATCGACAGCGTCCAGGATCCTGCGAAGGAAGGCACAATGTCCGCCAGGCTGGGCTACCCTGTGGTGGGCTGGCACATTGCCAACAAGAAGCCTCACGTCCCTAAGCGAGTGAGGCGGCAGCTGAACAACACTCCAACACCCGTCCTGGCGGTGCTTCCTCCAACATCTGTGGTGGAGCCTCCAGTGAGGATCATCCCTACCCTCTCCTCACCCTCTATCGCTGCACCGACTGAAAGCTCTGCTCCACCTGTACGAGGCCCCGTTCCCCTTCCAGGCAAGCCGACGTTCAGAGTGCGGGATCCTATCGCTCATACCCCAACCACGGGACCGCCAACACCTACAAAGGTGATGGAGAGTACCAGCACCATTTCCATCCACCCAACCATGACCAGGCCTACTTATGTGGAAGCTACTGCCACACCAGTCCCCCCCACCCGAAGACCACCCAAGAAACCTAAGAGGCCCAAAACTACACCGTTGACGACCAGAGAGCCCAAGACCACCACAACCAAGCCGTCCAGGCGGACCCCAACAACACCTGCTGTTAGTCCGGATCCATTCAATTCAAAGCCAACCCTCCGTAACCCCATCGACCAGATCAATGCCCTGGTGGGCACCTACTTTGAAGTGAAGATCCCACTGGATACCTTCTTTGATATGGAGGATGGAACCACAGATAAGCTCCGTCTCACCCTGAGGCAGAACCACAATGAAGTGGTTGGAGAGGGATCCTGGATCCAGTTTAATGCCACCAACCAGCTCCTCTATGGCCTGCCAGATGTCCAACATGTGGgaaaacatgaatatttcatGCAGGCGACCGACAAAGGAGGCCTGAATGCAATCGATGCTTTCGAGGTCCGAGTGAACCGCTGGCCTGCCAATGACAAAACCCCCGTCATATTTACGGCCCGCTTTGATGGGGAGCCACGGTCTCTGACAAACGACATCCACAAGAAGATCCTTCTGGTCAAGAAGCTGGCATACGCACTAGGGGACCgcaacagcagcacagtgagtcTGCGGAACATCACCAAAGGGTCCATTGTGGTGGAGTGGACAAACACCAGCCTCCCGCAGCACCCATGTCCGAAGGAACAGCTGACCGTTATGAGCAGGAAGCTCGCCAATGCTGACGGGAGACCCTCACAGACCTTCAGATACTCCATGGAGCCAGAGTTCAGACCGCTGGATGTCAAGGTGAAGGGAAGGGCAAGCTGCAGAACTTATTCCTTCATCCCACCGCAGGAGATCGACATACCAGAGCCTCCAGCGGTCACTCCGGGTCTGGGATCGAGCCGGCACAGCACAGACGACGTCTATCTCCACACGGTCATCCCGGCTGTGGTGGTGGCGGCCATCTTGTTAATAGCAGGCATCATTGCAATGATCTGCTACAGGAAGAAACGAAAGGGCAAGCTCACCATCGAGGACCAGGCCACCTTCATCAAAAAGGGGGTGCCCATTATCTTTGCAGACGAACTGGATGACTCCAAGCCCCCTCCGTCCTCCAGCATGCCCCTGATTCTCCAGGAAGAGAAGCCCCCGCTTCCGCCCCCTGAATACCCCAATGTGGCCACACCAGAGACCACTCCCCTCAACCAGGAGCTGCTGGGGGAGTACACAGCTCTGCGAGACGAGGACCCCAACGCGCCTCCCTACCAGCCACCGCCTCCCTTCACCACTCCCATGGAGGGCAAGGGCTCCCGTCCTAAGAACATGACTCCCTACAGATCTCCACCTCCCTATGTGCCGCCCTAA